A stretch of Prunus dulcis chromosome 6, ALMONDv2, whole genome shotgun sequence DNA encodes these proteins:
- the LOC117633218 gene encoding signal peptidase complex subunit 3B-like, with protein MHSFGYRANALLTFAVTILALMCAMASICDNLNHPTPTSQVQVLNINWFQKQPNGNDEVSMTMNISADLQSLFTWNTKQVFVFLASEYGTPKNSLNQISLWDGIIPTKEHAKFWIHTSNKYRFIDQGSNLRGKEFNLTLHWHVMPKTGKMFADKIVMSGYRLPQEYR; from the exons atgcaTTCGTTTGGGTACAGAGCGAATGCTTTGCTAACGTTCGCAGTCACAATTTTGGCCCTCATGTGTGCCATGGCCTCTATCTGTGATAATCTCAACCACCCCACTCCCACTTCCCAAGTCCAG GTGCTGAACATCAATTGGTTTCAGAAGCAACCAAATGGCAATGACGAG GTCAGCATGACTATGAATATATCAGCAGACTTACAGTCATTGTTTACGTGGAACACAAAGCAG gtttttgtttttctagcCTCTGAGTATGGAACCCCAAAGAACTCACTGAATCAG ATCTCTCTGTGGGATGGGATCATCCCAACCAAAGAGCATGCAAAGTTTTGGATTCATACTTCAAACAAGTACCGTTTCATTGATCAG GGAAGCAATCTCCGGGGTAAAGAATTCAACTTGACGTTGCACTGGCATGTGATGCCCAAGACTGGCAAAATGTTTGCTGACAAGATAGTCATGTCTGGATATCGCTTGCCACAAGAATATAGATGA
- the LOC117632658 gene encoding heavy metal-associated isoprenylated plant protein 34-like, translating into MDLQRSVYKVNICCLGCKGKVRKALKIEGVYNSIIDADQGMVTVIGNIDPIRFIKKLKKEGKNAELLGVQRVSNNNQAQLNNQMAAGKGGKDNKSQKPKGGQQQQQAQQQQQQFKGGKAMKMPPPKDQKSVKFNLPEDEFGGSDGEFDDEYDSEFDDEEFDEFGDEDYDDDDDEQEFGHGHHQQQQPNKMMPGMMGPQGPYGKMMPIMGNGHGPHGPAGMINMHAMNEKKSGGGGGGGSAKKGGVIEFPVQLKGKSENNEKKNGKDGKKGGGNGKGGEKKKGEKEKEECKSGGGLVGWLKRSTSIGRGGSKGSGVDGGDGKNNGKGNGGKKSGGKHDGARELKKGKNDYHEIDVVLNHGKGGKGGKEIKEGKEGKGSNGGKGGGKGGNGGDMHQIQMGQKGQMVPIGQMGQMGQRGPMGQTGQMGQRGPMGNYPMGQMGNAPAVQGLPTPSMMNGGYYQGMGPAGNPYNQQQQQQQLQQLQQQQQMQLQQQQYMAMMMNQQRGNGMYQPMMHARPHAPMNFMPPQQMPSSNDPYSNYFSDENPNGCYLM; encoded by the exons ATGGATCTTCAG AGATCGGTTTACAAGGTAAATATCTGCTGCTTGGGCTGTAAGGGGAAAGTTAGGAAAGCGTTGAAAATTGAAG GTGTGTACAACAGCATTATAGATGCAGATCAGGGGATGGTGACTGTGATTGGGAATATTGATCCAATCAGATTTATTAAGAAACTTAAAAAAGAAGGCAAAAATGCCGAGCTTCTGGGAGTTCAAAGGGTTTCAAACAACAACCAAGCTCAGCTCAACAATCAGATGGCTGCTGGGAAAGGTGGAAAAGACAACAAATCTCAGAAGCCAAAGGGTggccaacaacaacaacaagcacagcagcagcagcagcaattCAAAGGGGGTAAAGCCATGAAAATGCCTCCTCCTAAGGACCAGAAATCTGTGAAATTCAATTTGCCAGAGGATGAATTTGGTGGGAGTGATGGTGAGTTTGATGATGAATATGACAGTGAGTTTGATGATGAGGAGTTTGATGAGTTTGGTGATGAAgattatgatgatgatgatgatgaacaaGAGTTTGGGCATGGCCATCACCAGCAGCAGCAACCCAATAAGATGATGCCAGGTATGATGGGTCCACAAGGGCCTTATGGGAAGATGATGCCAATCATGGGAAATGGCCATGGGCCACATGGGCCTGCTGGAATGATCAATATGCATGCTATGAATGAGAAAAAatcaggtggtggtggtgggggaGGCTCTGCCAAGAAAGGTGGGGTTATTGAATTTCCTGTGCAATTGAAGGGCAAGAgtgaaaataatgaaaagaagaatggCAAGGATGGAAAGAAAGGGGGTGGAAATGGCAAAGGAggggagaaaaagaaaggagaaaaagaaaaagaagagtgCAAGAGTGGAGGTGGCTTGGTGGGTTGGCTTAAAAGAAGTACTAGTATAGGAAGGGGTGGTTCCAAAGGAAGTGGTGTGGATGGTGGTGATGGGAAAAACAATGGCAAGGGCAATGGAGGGAAAAAGAGTGGAGGCAAACATGATGGGGCCCGTGAACTTAAGAAGGGGAAAAATGATTATCATGAAATTGATGTGGTGCTCAATCATGGCAAAGGAGGGAAAGGGGGCAAAGAGATCAAAGAAGGCAAAGAGGGGAAGGGAAGCAATGGAGGCAAAGGAGGAGGCAAAGGTGGCAATGGAGGAGATAtgcatcaaattcaaatgggCCAAAAGGGCCAGATGGTTCCAATTGGCCAGATGGGTCAAATGGGCCAGAGGGGTCCAATGGGTCAGACGGGCCAAATGGGCCAGAGGGGTCCAATGGGTAATTATCCAATGGGGCAGATGGGTAATGCTCCAGCAGTTCAAGGATTGCCTACACCATCGATGATGAACGGTGGATATTATCAAGGGATGGGGCCTGCTGGAAACCCCTATaaccagcagcagcagcagcagcagctccAGCAActacagcagcagcagcagatgcAGCTGCAGCAACAACAATACATGGCCATGATGATGAACCAACAGAGAGGCAATGGCATGTACCAGCCCATGATGCATGCACGGCCACATGCCCCCATGAACTTCATGCCTCCTCAGCAAATGCCATCTTCAAATGATCCTTACTCCAACTATTTCAGTGATGAGAATCCTAATGGTTGCTATCTTAtgtga
- the LOC117631698 gene encoding basic 7S globulin-like, whose translation MASFLHNFLLFFCSLSLIILTSSATKSQTHVPIRPNKLVLKVQKDRATNLHVVQIHKRTPLVQFPFVIDLTGRFLSVNCENQYTSSTYKAPVCHSSQCARANSHTCRTCSSSKTRPGCHTNACGLLTTNPVTQQSAQGELAEDVLKIPSTQGSSPGPMVTYPHFLFACAPSNILQKGLPKNVQGVAGLGHSPISLPYQLASHFGFPPKFAVCLTSSPGKNGAVFFGEGPYFMKPGIDVSRQLTYAPFTIGQQGEYYINVQSFKINNAMLPSIPKGGFGGAMISTTTPYTTLQTPIFRALNQLFMNQLRGVPHVKPVAPFGACFDANRIPTSKMGPTVPSIDLVLDNKKNIMWRIFGANAMIQPRPGVMCLAFVDGGMRPKAPIVIGTQQLEDNLLQFDLMNSRLGFSSSLLFRRTNCANFNFGTSSTNTDP comes from the coding sequence ATGGCTTCTTTCCTTCATAATTTCCTGCTCTTCTTCTGTTCTTTATCTCTTATCATTCTCACATCTTCAGCAACCAAATCCCAAACCCACGTCCCCATCAGACCAAACAAGCTTGTCCTCAAAGTCCAGAAAGATAGGGCAACCAATCTCCATGTGGTCCAAATTCACAAAAGAACCCCTCTAGTCCAGTTCCCCTTTGTCATAGACCTAACTGGGAGGTTCTTATCAGTCAATTGTGAGAACCAATACACGTCATCAACTTACAAAGCCCCTGTTTGCCACTCAAGCCAGTGTGCTAGGGCCAACAGCCACACGTGCCGCACGTGCAGCTCTTCGAAAACCAGACCAGGCTGCCATACCAACGCTTGTGGGCTCTTGACCACGAACCCTGTGACCCAACAAAGTGCCCAGGGTGAGCTCGCAGAGGATGTCCTCAAAATCCCATCAACCCAAGGCTCAAGCCCTGGCCCAATGGTCACATACCCCCATTTCCTCTTTGCTTGTGCACCTTCCAACATCTTGCAAAAGGGGTTACCCAAAAATGTTCAAGGTGTTGCTGGTCTAGGCCACTCCCCAATTTCCCTACCATACCAACTAGCTTCCCACTTTGGCTTCCCACCAAAATTTGCAGTGTGCCTCACTTCCTCACCTGGTAAAAATGGCGCCGTTTTCTTCGGTGAAGGACCCTATTTCATGAAGCCGGGCATCGATGTGTCACGCCAGTTGACCTATGCCCCATTCACCATAGGCCAGCAAGGAGAGTACTACATCAATGTTCAATCATTTAAAATCAACAACGCCATGTTGCCTTCGATCCCAAAAGGTGGGTTTGGTGGGGCAATGATCAGCACCACAACTCCCTACACAACTCTCCAAACCCCAATTTTCAGGGCACTCAATCAGCTTTTCATGAACCAGCTTCGAGGGGTGCCTCATGTGAAACCCGTGGCACCATTTGGGGCATGTTTTGACGCAAACAGAATCCCTACCAGCAAGATGGGGCCTACGGTTCCCAGCATAGACCTTGTTCTGgacaataagaaaaacatCATGTGGAGAATTTTTGGTGCAAACGCTATGATTCAGCCACGTCCTGGCGTGATGTGTTTGGCGTTTGTGGACGGTGGGATGAGGCCTAAGGCTCCAATTGTGATTGGGACCCAGCAGTTGGAGGATAATCTGCTGCAGTTTGATTTGATGAACTCAAGGCTGGGATTTAGCTCTTCCTTGTTGTTCCGCAGGACCAACTGTGCCAACTTCAACTTTGGCACCTCCTCCACCAACACTGATCCGTAG